One part of the Sorangiineae bacterium MSr11954 genome encodes these proteins:
- a CDS encoding DUF2505 family protein → MRFEITHEFEAPLDALELAILSPNLVDKMAKGLPNVDRVEQTTHKLHNRVLERIWNYKPNVKVPTFAQPYVTLDMLAWDERSTYSIDTHSSKWIITPSLKPEWQKYFRASGTYSLVTGGNGVTSRVVQGEVELNVTRVLKQLGERVIVSEVKKTFDAEARILRDLATLV, encoded by the coding sequence ATGCGGTTCGAGATCACACACGAGTTCGAGGCCCCGCTCGATGCGCTCGAGCTCGCGATTTTGTCGCCAAATCTGGTCGATAAGATGGCAAAGGGCCTCCCCAACGTGGACCGGGTGGAGCAAACGACGCACAAGCTCCACAACCGCGTGCTGGAGCGCATCTGGAACTACAAGCCAAACGTCAAGGTACCGACCTTCGCGCAGCCCTATGTCACCCTCGACATGCTGGCGTGGGACGAGCGCTCGACGTACTCGATCGACACCCACTCGTCCAAGTGGATCATCACCCCCAGCCTGAAGCCGGAGTGGCAGAAATACTTCCGAGCCTCGGGCACGTACTCGCTCGTCACCGGTGGCAATGGCGTCACCAGCCGAGTGGTCCAAGGGGAGGTCGAGCTCAACGTCACCCGCGTGCTGAAACAGCTCGGTGAGCGGGTGATCGTGTCGGAGGTGAAAAAGACCTTCGATGCGGAGGCACGGATCCTCCGCGATCTGGCCACTCTGGTGTGA